CTTACTAAAATTGTTGGTATCTTCTCAAACTAGTGAATTCTTCCTTTTGAAGTAAAATCATGCAGATCTTGGCAACTAAGAATGCAACTTCAAAATGTAAAACTCAACATTAAAAAAGTGGCAATCCTAGTCCCTCGAGGAGTACCTTGAATATGAAAGATGAGGTGGAGACAGTAACGGGTTTCTTTGACATTCCACCATAGGTAACCATAGTCCCACCTTGCCTGGAAGTAGAATAACAATctctaaaaagaaaaataaaaattgaaattttagaAGCATTAAGGATAGTGGCGTACTTCAGGAATTTAAGAATGGAAGAAGCAGCATTTCCACCAATGCAGTTAAATCCTAAGGCAGGTTCAGGTATATCAGCCTGCAAAGTTAGGGGTTAgtagaaaatgaaataaaagacCAAcatcaaaaacaaataaaaatgtGATTTAAAATCTCGAATAATGATGAGTAAGGCTGAAGTAATTGTCTCCCAAATTCACAGGGAAATGTTACAGGAAAAATTTGCAGCAGGACTGAATAATTATTCCAGCGTTCAGATATCAGAGACAAAACTAGCTTCCAAACATTACCAGAAGActtttgacatttttcacttCCAGTTGGCTCTCAGTAAACACTTCATCAGCACCAAGTTTTTTAAGATTTTCCTTCACTTCATCAGATCCTGCCCTATATTTTGCACAGGTTTGAACAGTTGTATCACCAACAAGTGAAATACTGAAATTATACTACTAGAATTTTCATTTTGACACGTGCTGGGGTTCTAAGCTTGTAAAAAATATAAACTTGCCACTTCCATTTTGAATCCACCTTATAACCCATTACTGGCTTCCTTTGGCAAGGTTTTATTAAATACTTGCTGTATGACAAACAATCACAGATGGGATTAAACCATCCTGAAAAGTTAAAAATAATGCAACACAAGAACATGAATAGTATTATGGTAGATTTTTTAATCAGCCTTACTTATCCAGAATAACTTTTCCTTGTTGGGCTGTGAAACCTACAAAagttacataaataaatttacgGAGAGGCGGCACCTAAGGTAGTTTGGGAGAGGTGGCACTGAAGGTATCCAAGTTAATTGCAGTATAGATAGGCACACCACTATGTAGATCACGATACACGAAGAGGCGTGAAGTTAAGcagtaatacataataatttCAAGAACATAATGTTTTTGTAGACCGAgtcatatattatattataagaaTTGCCATCCACACTCTACAATATGGCAAATTTGGATATTTATGCACTTTATACTTCTATCATCATAAAAGGAAATTGAATTAGCCACTATTTCATGGATTAGCGGCATAACTATGAAAGCTGTGAGGAATCACATCCAAAAGTTAATAAAATTCTATATGCTACAATGGCATGCAAATATCAGATATGAGCCAATCAAACGAAAGTGGACATTCACTAAATTTGGAGCCATCGAAATTGCACCTGTCTCTGATAATGTTGATTGTTTTAATTCCCCTAACTTGAGCAAGCTGAATGACACACTGCCCCACAATGCTAGACGCACCATTTTGGACAACAGCATCTCCTATTTTGACTGAAGCAGAGGAGAGAAATGTCAGAAAAGACACTGAAAAACATTATCCGGACAGAGTGAATAGTACCTGGATGCAGATCCACAAAGTCCTCAAGCATTCTCAGGGAAGTCAGAGGATTTACAGTAATAGTGGCAGCATACTCCAGAGGTGAACTTTTATTAATTTGGTGCCAAACGTTCTGCTGTTTGACGACATAAGTTTGCCATGTACCTAGGTATAAGAGGCTGTCACAGGCAATGATATGCATTgggattaatattttaaaatcaggAAATTCCAAGTGTTTACTTAGTGGAATTTCCTACACATAGGAAGCACATATCAGGTCGGGCAGACTCACCCATGAAGCAATTATGTGTGAATTGGCATCCGGCATGGTCTTGAATAATGCAGGCTTATAGCTACACTAGTTTTAATCTTCAATATAGTGGCTCCTAAATAGTTTTACATTAATGATATGGATGTAgtgtgtttatttaattgaggTACATAAGTTCATATGAATTATACTCCAGAGTCCAGATTTCTAAGGGAGGGGGTAATCCTCCAGAAACAATTGAATGGTGTGCCCAACAATCGATTTTTActacaaaataaaattaagCCAGCCTCATTTTTCAACCAATAGAAATTAATCCAATCACGTTTAAATTTAATATGCAAAATGCCAAAACGGATCTGCATACCTGAAGAAGGTGGGGAGGGGATGACCCAATCGCCAGGGCTGATTCCCCTAACTGCTGAGCCTACAGAATATACCTCTCCGACTCCCTCATATCCACCAACGGCTGGCACTGGTGGCCTCACCGGATAAACTCCTATATTCTACTAACTTTCAGTACTAGCCAACAAAGTTTTATTTAATCACGAAGGCAAGTGAAAGTAAGTTGGAAAAAAAAAGGATGAATTTTGCTTATCAAAAGTATAAACCAGgtgtaatatatataaaattgattTGTTAGTTTACTTATTTTCGAGACAACTACAGAGTGAATAAATCAAAGGTCTCTTGTTATTGTTTGCTATGCAGTAACTTTACTTATTTTGTTTCAACTCAAATTCGATTGAGTAGCATTTAGACAGTAAAATTAAGCATAAAAAATGGAAAACGATACCTATGTCAGGTCTTGCTATGCATCAATATTCCAATAGAATTTTCAAGGAGGAACAAAGAATTTGTGCTTTTTTCCAATCCACTCCTTCGATAATAAAATCTACCTTCGATTCTGTTGATGTCGGAAGGGTTTATGGGAGCAGCAAGCATTCTAACGCATACATCATCGTCCTTGATCGGAACGGGGGGAAGTTCAACCACTTGGCAAACTGCATCGGGGGGACCATGCTGCTCGTATACCACGGCCTTTGAAGGCGGAGACATAGCAGATGAGAAAGCACGCACGGCTGGGCTTGCACGGTAGAATAGAGAGCAGGTTGATGGCGGAGTAATCCCTCCAAGCCGGGGGATCGCCGCTTTGAGATTTAGTAGCTTCACAGTCGCCATTAACACTGTACCGGAGTTTCACACACCGTTATTTCGTCGGCTTAAACGACGACGTCACGACCCGATTACTATGTTTGGATACAAAGATTCGGAGAGATTAGGATGTACGACAAATCTTTTCAAAACTGGTCGATTTGGATTTGAATAAatttatgaatatttttttatttttttatcatctttatttattttctattttacATTTTTGATTATTAAGATCCACTCTCATAGTACTaatgaaaactaattttttttattaaataataatttgttttttttatttataaaattaagaTATAGTTGGATATTTAATTTTGAGATAATTTATTTCGTAGAAtttatatttgaatatttagattttatgtttaattattaattttaaacttTATGTAATTTGTATAACGAGAATATATAGTTGAAATTGTATAAAGAAACATATGATaagattaattttaatttttttgtttttttaattatgtgaattacatgttttaaaaaatgatttatataaaagatcattaaagttattttagtacaattttaaatttccaaattcaaattctatttttttccaaataagaaataaatttataaatacaatttttaaatttcaaactAAACACAAAATGAAATTCTAAAATTAGTGGATTTCCAAATCCAATCATACGTCTAAATCTAAATCCAAAATTGTAAGCATCCAAACAcacttttaatattaatattaggCCCCAAACACGGTTTAATTCAAAAGATGAGATAATTGTGTTTTTAAATCGCTAttatcatatttaaataattttttgcaCACGCTAATATATGACTAAGACATATAAACCAAATGATAACATGAACACCACATAAACCAATTGATTCATAACAAATTTTATGTCTTtacataaacaaaaaaaaaacataaaataaaaatatctaaATATATAAGCATTCATCCTGAAAATTAACACAAAAAGTTAAAGTTATTTTagtcttaaaaaaaattcacaaaagCCACAGGAAAAACCAATGATCCagcaacaacaaaaacaaataaaataaatttctagGGAGAAAAATGACTTTGTGCGTGTTGTTGGCATATCGCATGTGTCCTAAATCGTAAGCTTCAAACTATTGATGTAGTGCCTAAAAACCAGTACACGTAAATTTTATACATAATTGTTAATTTATCTAATAATTACCTAAGTGATGCATGctatgtgtttaaattattttatatatatatatgtttgaccAAAATCTTTGAAGCTCAATGATAATAGAAGCCCTAAAATGTGGAGAGGCCCAATAGACAAGTCCAGGAAGGGGTAAGTTGAAGACCACAATCCACGATCCACGTTGGACTATCGTGGAAAATGATCAAATCGTTCGGTGGATTGGAACAAAAACTGAGAGGAAGAATCAGAAAAGGCCCCCGAAAAATCAACACAAAAAATCTACAGCAATCTTCTGCAGAATTCTGTCATTAATTTTTCGCTCATTTTTCCATTTCCAAGGAGCTTATTTTCTCATTCCTCCAACTTTATTGTAGAATGTTGACCAAAATTCATAACAAcatatttaagtttgatgtCGTTAATGGATCCTCCCTATAATTTCTTTATATTTCTCAGTTTATATTTGAAGCCATATCGAAGGAACTATAACTAACGGTCGAATCGAGACTCGTAACGCTTGGTAAACGAAGTCAGATTATTTCATAATTTTGTCACGAacacgtgcctggcacgccTGCAAGGGGAAAAGTCATCGCTCACAAGAAGATTTTCAGGAAACTGATGCAGATGGAAGGACTGTTGAGAGGCTCGTACATCAGTTTGAAGAGGAGGCTGTGAAGGAAGGAATTTCATTTTCTGGTGGTGATGGGTCTTAACTGAACTTTATGTTGGCCATGGAGAAAAATATCCACTGCGATCTCAGAGAAATGACCCAAACTTTCGCTACTGTTATGATGGAATTTGTGGCAGAAGTGAAGGAGTGGAGGAAGTCTGCAAAAGAGGAGGCTGTTACACCAGAGAAtgataaacttcaagaaacCGACGTCAAATTGTTGAAAGATCAAGGCCAAGGATCAGGGGTTTCTCAAGCAGGTGAAAATCGCCGCTTGGGGAAAACACTGATTCCCGAATCTGCCAAGGAAGGAAGATATACTCCTCCACACAAAAGGGAAGAGGAGTTGGGGTTGAAATACCAAAATTGCAATAACAGTAAACAGATGGCTGGAAATATATTCTCCGTAACCTCTCCTAACTTACACCCAGGGATGTATGGTGATGGAGGAATGCATGGGTATTCAGTGCCAGGTTTGGGGAATAACACTTGGGGGGCAGTCTATTCTCCTCCCCGACAAACTTCAGTGTTGGATTTTGAGATGGTACGTGATGTTATTCAAGAGTTGTATGGCCAAGAGTGAGGCCAATCAACCGACCAGAATTCCATAAACCATACCCTGATATTGTGGATCGTGACAACCCTTATCCAAGAGGATATCGTATTCCAGACTTCACGTTATACTCCGGGGAAGATGGTAAATCTAGCGTGCAACATGTGGCCAGGTTTACGATTCAGTGTGGGGAATTAGCAAATTTGGAAAACTTTGCTAATTACAAGCTACGTTTGTCCCCCAATTCCCTGACCAGCACTGCTTTTTTCACGTGGTATGCAGCGTTGCCTTGGAACTCTATTATAACTTGGCATGATATGGAGCGTCAGTTCCATACACAATTCTTCATAACGCAGCTTGAGATTAGTATAGAGGAATTGTCAAGGGTGGTCCAAAAACGGGGAAAATCTGCTACTGATTTCATTTGTAAATTCAAGAAGGTGAGAAGCAGATGCCGATTTTTCCTCCCCGAATCAGAACATGTGAAGATGGCACAACGAGGACTCGATTTCGAGTTTAGAAAGAAATTCCAAGGGATGGAATTTCGCGATTTTTATGAACTTGCTGCCAAAGTATCAGAGTATGAGGAATTGTTACGAGAGGAGAGTCATAAAAGAAAGTCTACAGTGGGCTCTTATTTCCAGGAAATGGAGGAAGTTGCATTGGCAGAAGTAGCAAATTCCGGATCACGTATTGTCCCTTTCTTAAAACGCAAAAGTGAAGAGATTTCCAAGAAAAACATTCCTCCAGTGCAAACACCATATACTTTCGATGCATCAAAGACGGAGGAAATTTTCGATCACTTAGTGAGGGAGAAGTGTATAACATTCCCCTCAGATCACAAGCTGCCCACTAGGGAGGAATTGAAAGGAAGAGATTACTGTAAATATCACAATTTCTTCAACAATAATACTAATGCTTGTTGGGCTTTCAAGAATGTCTTGCAGGAAAGAATTAACAAAGGGATCCTGAAATTTCCCGAGAAGAAAGAAACAATGATAGTGGATGAAGATCTCTTTCCCCTGGTGGCCAATGTGAATGTAAACAACACTGACTTACGTTTATTAATCAAAGATAGGAGAAGGAATGGGAGTGGAGACATGTCCATTAAACCAAGACTTACCACAAAGAAGTGTTGGGTGCCTCGAAAATGATATTTGAGGCCAAAGAGCAGAAGACAGAAGCTGCTCATGGAAGAGACATCTATTACAGTGGGGGCGGCTTGCATTATACTGGGAGTAATATGAGGTATAACAGGGAATCCATGGCCAAAAGGCCGGAGAACCAATAC
This Primulina eburnea isolate SZY01 chromosome 2, ASM2296580v1, whole genome shotgun sequence DNA region includes the following protein-coding sequences:
- the LOC140823050 gene encoding enoyl-[acyl-carrier-protein] reductase, mitochondrial; amino-acid sequence: MATVKLLNLKAAIPRLGGITPPSTCSLFYRASPAVRAFSSAMSPPSKAVVYEQHGPPDAVCQVVELPPVPIKDDDVCVRMLAAPINPSDINRIEGVYPVRPPVPAVGGYEGVGEVYSVGSAVRGISPGDWVIPSPPSSGTWQTYVVKQQNVWHQINKSSPLEYAATITVNPLTSLRMLEDFVDLHPGDAVVQNGASSIVGQCVIQLAQVRGIKTINIIRDRAGSDEVKENLKKLGADEVFTESQLEVKNVKSLLADIPEPALGFNCIGGNAASSILKFLKQGGTMVTYGGMSKKPVTVSTSSFIFKDLTLRGFWLQKWLSTEKSKECREMVDYLLSLTRDGKLKYEMELVPFDQFPSALDKALGKLGSQAKQVIKF